GCGCAGACCGTGACGACCGCCTTGACCGGCTCGGGCGCGAGGGCCGCGATCCGGAGCGAGAGGAAGCCGCCCCGGGAGATGCCGAACAGGCCCACCCGGCCGTCGCACCAGGGCTGCGCGGCCAGCCATCGGACGACCTCGACGCCGTCGGACGGCTCGGTGGCCGCGCAGGGGTCGGCGGGCAGGCCGTCGGAGTTGCCGTGCCCGCGCGCGTCCACGCGCACGGAGGCGTAGCCGTGGCCCGCGTACCAGGGATGGCGCTGCCGGTCGCGGGGCGCGGTGGAGTCGGTGAGGCGGTCCGGGAGGTATTCGAGGAGGGCCGGTACGGGCTCTCCGGTCAGCGGACGCCACGCGCGCGCGTAGAGACGGGTGCCGTCCTGGAGCGGGATCCAGAAGTCGGCGTGGGTCGTCTCGTAGGGAAAGGACGTACGAATGAGCATGCGCGTGACCTCGGACTCCTGGGCGCCCTCGGCGGACCGGGCGTGTCGCGTCGGGGCCACCCCGGGCGCGGGGCGTGCGCCGCGGCGTGCGTGCGCCCGGTCGGGTGTCTGTGGCCGACCGCGCGTCCGCGTCCGGCCGGGTGACGGCGACCCGTGGGGTGCGTCGGGCGGACGTGCGAGGGGCACCTCGGGATGACGTACACCAGGGCGACGTACATCCGGCGGACCGGCAGGCTCCCGGCCCCCGGCCTGCTCCGAAGGCCTGATGCGGGGGCTTGGGGCCAGGGTCTGATGGGAGTGCCTGATGTGAGGGCCTGATGCGAGGGGCCGGTTCCGGCCGCCGAGGGCTGATGGGGCGATTTTCGATTATGGCGATGAATATGTGTTCATATCACCTGATCAAGAACATACCGTTCGTGATCCGATACCGCCCGGCCTGGAGCAGTGGGCGCTCGTGGTGATCGAAACGTGACCGGATACGCTGACTTGAGTGATGGCGGCGACAGATCGGCAAACTCGATGAGCGATGTCGGCAGGCAACGTCATCGCCCAAGTGATCGTCCTTGAGACCGACCGCGTGATCGTCAGCAGACGTCAGCAGACAGGAGACCCCACGTGACCGTCGTCGGGCCGTTCGGGCTGAGCGTGCGGGACCAGGCTCTGGAAGCCGATGTCCAGGCCGGATTGGCCGCTGTCGAGGAGGGGTTGCTCGACGCCACCAAGAGCGAGGTGCCCTTTATTACGGGAGCCGCGCAGCACCTGGTACGCGCGGGCGGGAAGCGGTTCCGTCCGCTGCTCGTGATGCTCGCGGCACAGTTCGGCGACCCGTACGCGCCCGGGGTCGTGCCCTCGGCCGTGGTCGTGGAGCTGACCCACCTCGCCACGCTGTACCACGACGACGTGATGGACGAGGCCGAGGTGCGGCGCGGGGTGGACAGCGCGAACACCCGCTGGGGCAACGCGGTCGCGGTCCTCACCGGTGACTTCCTGTTCGCGAGGGCGTCGCACATCCTGGCCGACCTCGGCCCGGAGGCGGTCCGCATCCAGGCGGAGGCGTTCGAGCGGTTGGTCACGGGCCAGATCCTGGAGACCGCGGGCCCGCGGGACGGTCGCGACCCGGTGGAGCACTACCTCGACGTCCTCGGTGGCAAGACGGGCTCGCTGGTGGCCGTGGCGTGCCGCTTCGGCGCGATGATGTCGGGCGCCGATGAGACGGTCGTGGATGTGCTGACGCAGTACGGCGAGCGGCTGGGCGTGGCGTTCCAGCTGGCCGACGACGTCCTGGACATCGCGTCGGACTCGCACGAGTCGGGGAAGACGCCCGGGACGGATCTGCGCGAGGGCATCCCCACCCTTCCGGTCCTGCGGCTGCGGGAACGCGCGGAACGCCTGGGGCAGCCGGAGGATGTCGCCCTGTGCGAGCTCCTCGACTCGGACCTCACGGACGACGCCCGCCATGCCGAGGCCCTTGCCCGTCTGCGTGTCCACCCGGCCCTGGAGCAGGCCCGCCGTGACACGGTCCGCTATGCGGAGGACGCCCGCTCGGCCCTGGCCCCGCTGCCGGAGTGCGGCGCGAAGGCGGCGCTGGTGGAGATGTGCGATGCGGTGGTGCACCGGGCGGGCTGATTCTCCCGGTCCGGTCCGTTCCGGTCCCGGCGCGGAGGGCCGGCTCCTGTCGGTCCCGGCTGCGGAGGGCCGGCTCCTGTGACACGCCCCGCGCATCCGTGACGTCTCATCATGCGTTTCGCTCGGGTGTGAGTCAGGTCACATGGTTGGATTGAGTTCGGAGCCCGGACGGGGTCCGTATCCATGCCCGGAAGCTGACGCAGGGGGCGTCGGCTCGGACACGGGGGAGATCTCCGATCATGCGCATTGACGCCACGTCCACGCAGCGCCGCAAGAGCCTGATCGTCATCGGCGTCGCCGTGGCCGCCGCGGCCGGGGTCGCCGCCACCGTGACGCCGGCCGTCGCCGCCGGCTCCGGGAGCGCGGGCCACGGGCAGACCGCCGTCACCAGGAGCGGCACCCTCGCGGAAAGCGGCGGCACCATCCTGGCCACCAGTCTCCGTGGCGCCAACGAGGTGCCCGCGGCCGGCGGCCCCGCCGTCGGCGACAAGAACGGCAGCGCCCTGGAGTTCGTCAAGGTCGAGGGCGACACCGTCTCCGTCGCCGTCAGCTGGCACCACACCGGCAGGCCCACCCGGCTCCACATCCACCAGGGCGCCAAGGGCGTCAACGGCGACCTTGAGATCGACTTCAGCAAACTGCTGAAGAAGGGCGTCAAGGGGCACAGCGTCGTCGGGAGCGTCAAGGTCACGGACGCCACCCTGCTCTCGCGGCTCAAGACCGACCCCGGCTCCTTCTACGCCAACCTGCACACCGCCGAGTTCCCCGGCGGAGCCGTCCGCGGCCAGCTCCACAACGTCACCACCGCCTTCGACTTCCGTCACGCCCTGCACAACTTCCAGGCCTCCGTGGTGAAGGGCAATCAGATCTACGAGTGCAAGGCGGCCGCGGGCGGCGGGTACGCCTTCGCGCAGCGGGACGTCTCCGCCGAGCTGCGCCACAACATCCGGCACTCCTTCGTGGCGCCCAACTCCGGCACGCCGCAGTGGGCCGCCCCCGACGGCAGCGCCGTCACCGGCACGGTCCTGACCAGGACCCCGAACGGCGACGGGAACATCGCGGAACTCGACCTGAGGGCAACCCCTTCCGGCAAGGACCACGGCCTGCTCGCGCGCACCGCCGAGATCCTGCGCCTGAACACGGTCGGCGGCGTCGCACCGGCCGGTTCCTGCACGCCCGGCGCGATCGTGGGCGTTCCCTACCAGGCGGACTACGTCTTCGTTCAGGGCTGAGCGAGGACCTCGTCCCGGGCGGCGCCTGCCCCGCACGACCCCTACGGGTCGAGGGGTGGCGCCGCCCCTTCATGTCATACCCCAGCAGTACACGGAGTTGAGTCCGAGGGCTGACGTTTCGCGCGGGCCGATTTGGTCTGATTGAGACCACCACCTCACAGGAGTTCGGGTGAGAATGGCGGCGCAGGGGTGGACGAGTGCACGGACAGTAGGCCGCCGCCGACGACGGAGGTAAGGCACACATGGCACCGTACGAATCCGACGACAGCACACCCGCCGGTGAGGCCAAGGACGTACGCGACGGGCGGCGCGCGGCCGCGCGGTACGTCGTACCGGTCGCGGTGGTGGGAGTGGCGGCGGCCACCATCGGGCTCGTCCCGGCGTTCGCCGGATCAGGCGACCCGGACCTGCCGAAGATCAGCGCGCAGCAGCTCATCGAGAAGATCGCCAAATCGGACGTCCAGCAGGTGTCCGGCACGGTGAAGATCAGCACGGACCTGGGCCTGCCCGACCTGGGCGGGCTGGAGAGCAGCCTCGCCTCGGGCGCGCTCTCCCAGGGCGCGGGGGGCAAGGGCGACTCGGCGGCCGACCCGAGCTCCAAACTGCTCGAACTGGCCTCCGGTACCCACACCCTGCGGATCGCCGCCGACGGCGAGGACAAGCAGAAGGTGTCGCTC
The Streptomyces sp. CGMCC 4.7035 DNA segment above includes these coding regions:
- a CDS encoding polyprenyl synthetase family protein; translation: MTVVGPFGLSVRDQALEADVQAGLAAVEEGLLDATKSEVPFITGAAQHLVRAGGKRFRPLLVMLAAQFGDPYAPGVVPSAVVVELTHLATLYHDDVMDEAEVRRGVDSANTRWGNAVAVLTGDFLFARASHILADLGPEAVRIQAEAFERLVTGQILETAGPRDGRDPVEHYLDVLGGKTGSLVAVACRFGAMMSGADETVVDVLTQYGERLGVAFQLADDVLDIASDSHESGKTPGTDLREGIPTLPVLRLRERAERLGQPEDVALCELLDSDLTDDARHAEALARLRVHPALEQARRDTVRYAEDARSALAPLPECGAKAALVEMCDAVVHRAG
- a CDS encoding CHRD domain-containing protein, with translation MRIDATSTQRRKSLIVIGVAVAAAAGVAATVTPAVAAGSGSAGHGQTAVTRSGTLAESGGTILATSLRGANEVPAAGGPAVGDKNGSALEFVKVEGDTVSVAVSWHHTGRPTRLHIHQGAKGVNGDLEIDFSKLLKKGVKGHSVVGSVKVTDATLLSRLKTDPGSFYANLHTAEFPGGAVRGQLHNVTTAFDFRHALHNFQASVVKGNQIYECKAAAGGGYAFAQRDVSAELRHNIRHSFVAPNSGTPQWAAPDGSAVTGTVLTRTPNGDGNIAELDLRATPSGKDHGLLARTAEILRLNTVGGVAPAGSCTPGAIVGVPYQADYVFVQG